ACGCGGCGGGCGAGGGCGGTTACGCGCGCGAGCTCACCGACTCCGAGCGCGCCCAGCAGCAGCAGGCATTGGAAAAGGCCATCAGCGGCTTCGACATCGTGATCACCACGGCGCTGGTTCCGGGCCGGCCCGCACCGCGTCTGGTAACCGCCGCCGCGGTGGAGGCGATGAAGCCCGGCAGCGTGGTGGTGGACCTGGCCGGGGAAACCGGAGGCAACTGCGAGCTCACCGAGCCCGGTAAGACGGTCGTCCGCCACGACGTCACGATCGCCTCGCCGCTGAACCTGCCCGCCACGATGCCCGAACACGCCAGCGAGCTGTACAGCAAGAACATCACCGCCTTGCTGGATCTGCTGATCACCGACGGCAAGCTCGCCCCCGACTTCGACGACGAAGTGCTCGCGGACTCGTGCGTGACCCGCGACCGCGCCGGCGACGTTGCAGAACGCAGTGATGCTGAGGAGCGGCGCCAGACGGCAGGAGAGGACTCCTAGATGTACGACGAACTTTTCGCGAACCTCGCGATTCTGGTGCTATCCGGATTCGTCGGGTTCGCGGTGATCTCCAAGGTGCCCAACACGTTGCACACACCGCTGATGTCCGGCACCAACGCGATCCACGGCATCGTGGTGCTGGGCGCGCTGGTGGTGTTCGGGGAGGTCGAGCACCCGTCGCTGGCGGTGCAGATCATCCTGTTCGTCGCGGTGGTGTTCGGCACGCTGAACGTGATCGGCGGCTTCATCGTCACCGACCGGATGCTGGGCATGTTCAAGGGCAAGAAGAAGCCTGTGCCCGCTACGTCTGGCGACGATGCGGGCCGTGCAGCGGCCCGAGGAGGAGCCGGACAATCCGGCACAGTCGAGGAGCCGGCCGCCAAATGAACTACTTGGTGATCGGCCTCTACATCATTTCGTTCGCACTCTTCATCTACGGCCTGATGGGCCTGACCGGGCCTAAGACCGCGGTGCGTGGCAACCTGATCGCCGCGGCGGGCATGACCCTCGCCGTCGTGGCCACATTCATCAAGATTCGGCACACCGAGTCGTGGGTGCTGATCATCGCCGGCCTGGTCGTCGGTGTGGTGTTGGGCGTTCCGCCGGCACGGCTGACCAAGATGACCGCCATGCCACAGCTGGTGGCCTTCTTCAACGGCGTGGGCGGTGGAACGGTCGCGCTGATCGCGCTTGCGGAATTCATGGACACCAAAGGCTTTTCGGCCTTCCAGCACGGCGAATCCCCGACCGTGCACATCGTGGTGGCCTCGTTGTTCGCCGCGATCATCGGCTCGATCTCGTTCTGGGGCTCGATCATCGCGTTCGGCAAGCTGCAGGAGCTCATCTCCGGATCGCCGATCGGCTTCGGCAAGGCCCAGCAACCGGTCAACCTGCTGCTGCTGACCGCAGCCGTGGCTGCCGCGGTGGTGATCGGGTTGCACGCGCATCCCGGCACCGGCGGCGCCCCGTTGTGGTGGATGATCGGTCTGCTGGCCGCGGCCGGGGTACTGGGGCTGATGGTGGTGCTGCCCATCGGTGGTGCCGATATGCCGGTGGTCATCTCGCTGCTCAACGCGATGACCGGGCTCTCGGCCGCCGCGGCGGGACTGGCGCTGAACAACACCGCGATGATCGTGGCGGGCATGATCGTCGGCGCGTCCGGTTCGATTCTGACCAACCTGATGGCCAAGGCGATGAACCGCTCCATCCCGGCGATCGTCGCCGGCGGTTTCGGCGGCGGCGGCGTGGCCCCGAGCGGCGGCGACGGTGGCGACAAGACCGTCAAAGCCACCTCGGCCGCCGATGCGGCGATCCAGATGGCCTACGCCAATCAGGTGATCGTGGTTCCGGGCTACGGCCTCGCCGTCGCGCAGGCACAGCACGCCGTCAAGGACATGGCGGCGCTGCTGGAGAACAAGGGTGTGACGGTGAAGTACGCGATCCACCCGGTCGCCGGCCGCATGCCGGGGCACATGAACGTGCTGCTGGCCGAGGCCGAGGTCGACTACGACGCGATGAAGGACATGGACGACATCAACGACGAGTTCGCGCGCACCGATGTCGCGATCGTCATCGGCGCCAACGATGTCACCAACCCGGCCGCCCGCAACGATGCCTCCAGCCCGATCTACGGCATGCCGATCCTCAACGTGGACAAGGCCAAGTCCGTGATCGTGCTCAAGCGGTCGATGAACTCCGGGTTCGCGGGCATCGACAACCCGCTGTTCTACGGCGAGGGCACCAGCATGCTGTTCGGCGATGCGAAGAAGTCGGTGACCGCGGTCGCCGAGGAGCTCAAGGCCCTTTAGGCCGGACCTTCGCCTGTAGCTCGGCGACGACGGGACCGATCCACACGCTGAGCAGGCGGCGTAATTCCGTGCCCCCTCCGGTCGGCGGCGACATGATGAACGACTGCAGCGTGCGCAGCACAATTTGCAGGATGTCTTCGATCGCCGACGGGGGAAATGCCGACCAGTCGACATCGAGACGGTCCAGAATCGAGCGCCCCAGTACGCGGGCGGTCTCGTTTGCCACCGTGACTTGTTCGGCGAACGCCGCGGTGCGCGACGTCCGCAGCAAGAGGCCGATGTAGGGATCTTTCGGCAAGCGCTCCAGGGTCAGGCAGATGCCTTCGATCACCGCCGCCGCGGGGTCGGCCATCCCGTGCAGCGCGGTCGCCAGCTGGTCCATGAAGTCGGCAGTCGCGTCTAGAGCAGTCGCCTGAAGCAGCTCTTCGGTCGAAGCGAAATAGTGATAGATCGTCTGCCGTGTCACGTTCAGCGTGCGCGCGACATCGGCCAACGTGATCTGGTCGCCGCGCTCGTCGATGGTGCGGCGGGTGGCCGACAGGATGCGGGCCACCGCCTCCTCGTCGCTGGCCGGAACACTGCCGCCCCATCCGCGAGTCCGCACATCGCGACGATAGCCGACGCGCGTGCCGTGTTCTGGTCATACGTCTTGCAATCAGATGTATGATCGATGCCGGCGATCAAAGGAGATGGCATGAACACGACGACGTGTCCGTTCGGAGAGAATTTCGACTTCACCGACCCCGACGTTCTGTTGGCCGGTCTTCCGGTGACCCAATTCGCCGAGCTGCGCCGAACGGCCCCGGTCTGGTGGAACGAGCAGCCCGAATCGATCTTCGGGGATGGCGGCTACTGGGTGATCAGCCGCCACGAGGACGTCAGAGACATCTCCCGCAACAGCGAACTTTGGTCGACCAACCGCAAGGGCGCGGTCATGCGCCTTCCCGACGGGGTCACCGCCGATCAGCTCGAGTTGACCAAAGCCTTGCTGGTCAACCACGACGCGCCCGAGCACACCCGGCTGCGCAAGCTGGTATCCCGGCTCTTCACCCCGCGCGCGATTGCCCAGCTCGAAGAGAAACTCGGTGGGGCGGCGGCCGAAATCGTGCGCAATGCCTCGCTCAAAGAGGACGGCAACTTCGTCGACGACATCGCGATGAACCTGCCCCTGCTGGCGATCGCCGACCTGATCGGCGTGCCGGAGGCGGATCGCGCGAAGCTGTTCGACTGGACGAACGCGATCATGAACACCGACGATCCCGACTTCGCCGCTGATCCCACCGTCGCCAACGCGGAGCTGATGGCCTACGCCTACAACATGGCCGACGAGCGGCGCCGATGCCCGGCCGACGACATCGTCACGCGCCTGATCCAGGCCGACATCGACGGGGATGCACTGGGCGACGTCGAGTTCGCGTTCTTCGTCATCCTGCTGGCCGTGGCCGGCAACGAAACCACCCGCAACGCCATGACGCATGGAATGAACGCGTTCTTCGACAACCCCGATCAATGGGAACTGTTCAAGCGGGAGCGGCCCGCCACCGCGGTCGACGAGATCATCCGGTGGGCCAGCCCCGTGCATTGCTTCCAGCGCACCGCGCTTGCCGACGTCGAATTGGGCGGCGTCACGATCCGGGAAGGCCAGCGTGTGGGTCTGTTCTACAGTTCGGCCAATTTCGACGAGGAAGTCTTCGAAAACCCGTTTCAATTCGACATCTTGCGCAATCCGAACCCGCACCTGAGTTTCGGCGGCAACGGGGCCCATTACTGTATCGGCGCGAACCTGGCGCGAATGGAGATCAAATTGATCTTCGACGAGCTCGCCACGCAGCTGCCCGACATCACCAGACTTGCCGCACCGCAACGACTGCGCTCGGGCTGGATCAATGGAGTCAAACGCCTCGACGTCGCCTACCGCTCGCCCGCGGTGGCGACCGCGACTAAGGCTGTCTAGACGGGTGGGTAGGCGGGCGGCGGGTATCCCTGGCCGTTTTCGACCCCACGCAAGCCCCAGCTCAGATAGCCCATGAAGAATTCGATTTCGTCGCTCGCGTCGTAGTCCGGACTCGGGTCCATGCGACTCACCCTAGGTTCGGCGACGTGCAGCGGATCCGGGCTCATGTCAACCGCGGATGGCCGGAGTAAGGGAGCCGGTGCTAGCCGCACAACCGTATCTAGGCCGAATTGCCGTGCAGCACAAGGCAAACGTGAAACCGAGCTGTGGCCCGCGACGCCTTCTGGGCGGGCGGAACGCGATTTGTTCGGGACGCGAAAAAGGCGGTCTAAACGGGCGGGTAGGCGGGCGGCGGGTATCCATTGCCGTCCTGAACCCCGCGCAGGCCCCAGGTCAAATACTTCATGAAGAATTCGATTTCGTCGCTGCCGTCGTAATCCGGACTCGGATCCATCGCCCCACCTCTGCACTCGCGACTAGTTCAAATAATGAAGTCTAGTCCCATCCGGGCCGGGGCGACAGGCGCCGAAAAGTCACCGAGCCCTAAACTGTCCAACCAGTTGATTGGTACTTTGCCTAAACCAGGCCCGGCAGCAAGCCCGTGCCGCCCCGCCGGCAGCGACGATAGTGAGCAGACATGTCATCCGACAGCATCACCCGCAACGGGTTAACACGCCGCGAGGAGTTGCTGGCGGTTGCCACCAAGCTGTTCGCCGCCCGCGGCTACCACGGCACCCGGATGGACGACGTCGCCGACGTGATCGGCCTGAACAAGGCCACCGTCTACCACTACTACGCCAGCAAATCGCTGATCCTGTTCGACATCTACCGGCAGGCCGCCGAGGGCACGCTGGCCGCCGTGCACGACGATCCCTCCTGGACGGCACGCGAAGCGCTTTACCAATACACCATTCGGCTGCTCACCGGCATCGCCAACGATCCCGAACGGGCCGCGGTGTATTTCCAGGAGCAGCCTTACATCACCGAGTGGTTCACCGAGGACCAGGTCGCCGAGGTCCGCGAGAAGGAGGCTCAGGTCTACCACCATGTGCACGGCCTGATCGACCGCGGGATTGCCAGTGGCGAGTTCTACCAGTGCGACTCCCACGTGCTGGCGCTGGGCTACATCGGGATGACGCTGGGCAGCTACCGGTGGCTGCGGCCCAGCGGGCGGCGCAGCGCCAAGGAAATCGCGGGCGAGTTCAGCACCGCGCTGCTGCGGGGACTGATCCGTGACGAGGCGATCCGCACGGAATCCCCGCTCGGGCCGTAGCCCGTCGAGTAGAACTACTCAGCCTCAACGCGTAGAACTGCACGGGACTCGGGGCCTGCCGCTCGGCGATGCTTTCGCCATGACAACTTCTTTGGGCATTCCCAGCCCCACCGAGCTGGCGGCACGCACGCCGGCCGACCGCGACCGCGCCCTCGACGTCATTCGCATCGTGTCCCTGATCGGCGTCGTGGCGGGCCACACCGTGATGGCGATCAGCGTCATTCGCAACCACGTGCTCATCTGGGACAACCTGCTCACCACCTCGGTGGTGTTTCAGGCTCTCACCTGGATTCTGCAGATCATGCCGTTGTTCTTCTTCGCGGGTGCCGCGGCGAGCCTGTCGTCCTGGCGGCCCGGCACCAACTGGGGCGGCTGGCTGATGAAACGCTGCACCAGGCTGTTCCGCCCGGTGTTCTACTACCTCGGTTTCTGGGCGGTCGCGCTCACCGTGCTGTATCCGGTTCTGCCCCAACATATCTACGAGCCGGTCGCCGGCGTCAGCATCCAGCTGCTGTGGTTCCTGGGTGCCTACGTGCTGGTGTTGGCCGCGATGCCGGCATTAGCCCGGATCACCACTGCGACCCGCTTCGCCACCGGCGTCGGCGCGGTCTACGGGGCCATCGCCGTGACCGACGCCATCCGGCTGCACTGGCCGGCCGCATCCGCGCTGGGCTATCTGAACCTCGGGGTCTGGCTCATCCCCGCCATGTTCGGTGTCGCTTACCGGCGCGGGCTGCTCAGCGGGCACGGCGTACTGGCCACGGCGGCGGCCGTCCTCGCGGTCAACGTCGCACTGGTGTGCTGGGGGCCCTATGAAATCAGCATGGTCGGCACCGGTGACCACCGTCTTTCCAACACCAGCCCGCCGTCGTTGCTGCTCGCCGGGCACGCAATCATCTTGAGCGCCATGGCAATCGCGGCAATGCCCGCGATCACCCGATGGGCAGAGCGCCCGCGCGTGTGGTGGTGGACTACGGTCGGCAACTCCGGAGCGATGACGCTGTACCTGTGGCATATGCCCGCCCTGCTCGGCATGCACCTGCTCTTCGACTACCTCGGCCACCCCCGCTACCCCGGACAGCCGGATTTCTTCGCCATCGGCGCGATGCAGCTGCTGCTGATGGTCGCCGCGGTGGCAGTGCTGTTCGTGGTACTGCGGCCCCTGGAGAACAATCCGCTGTCCGGCTGGGACGGTGCTCCGGCAATCACCTCGATCGGACGGGGTGTGGCGGCGGGCCTGCTGCTGTGCGTTGCCGGGGTGGCAACGCTGGCCGCGATCAAATGGGGCCTCAAAGACAACGGGCTCGTCTGCGTCGCAACGATGGTGGCCGCCCTGGTGAGTGCCCGCGCGCTGGCCGCGGCCGGCCGGGATCGGTCATGAAATCCCTCCGGCAGTCGCCCGCATCCATCGCGCTCGCGCTGCTAAGCCTCGTCGGTTCCGCGGCGAACGGGCTGGGCTTTGTCGCCTGTGGCCTTGAGTTGACGAAAATGGTTCGCGGTCTTGGCTTTTTAGCACCCCTATTGTTGGTGGGGCCGTTGGGGATTGGTCTCCTTGCGGTGGGATTGTTGGAGGCCGCAGCGGCGGTGGGACTGTGCAGCGGCGCGCTCGTGCTGCTGTGCGGCCGCCGCGCCGGCATCTGGGTCACCATGGTGGCATGCGGGCCGGCTTTACTGGCTGGTCTGCTGGTGGTGACTCGGCTCGTCGCCGCGCCGCTGATATTCGGCAAGGAAATGGCCGGACTTGCCACCCAGCCGGTGGGCTGGGCCATCTTGGTGTGCAGCCTCGTCACAGCAATATCGACTGTGGCGCTGGCATTTTCACCCCTGTCGCGACAGCCATGGCCGGTTCATGCGGGTTAAGGTTCGCCGTCCAGGCCGTGCTCGATCGCGTAGCGGGTCAGCTCCACGCGGTTGGCGACTTGCAGCTTTCGGAAGGTGGCTTGGATGTGATTTTCGACGGTGCGGTGGCTCAACGACAGTCGTTCGGCAATCTGCTTGGCCGAGAGGCCCTTTGCGACGTGCCGCAACACCTCGGTCTCGCGCTCGGTCAAGCTGGGGCCGGCCGGTCCGGAGTCCTTGCTCTGGGCGATGCGGCGGTATTCGCCGAGCACCAGTCCCGCCAGGCTCGGGGTGAACACGGCCCGACCGGCTGCGGTGGCCGCCACGGCTTGAGCCAGTTCGGCTTTCGAGGCGCTCTTGACCAGGTAACCGGTGGCCCCGGCCTTGACGGCCTCCAGCACATCGTCGCGCTCGTCGGAAGCAGACAGCACCAACACCCGCGATGTCGGTGACACCGCCAGCACCTCGGCCGTCGCCTGCGCGCCGTCGCCGTCGGCCAGGTTCATGTCCATCAGCACCACGTCCGGCTTGACCACGGCCGCCCGGCGCCGTGCGGCGGCCACACCGTCGGCCGTGGCGACCACGTTGAACCCGTCCTCGGCGAGGTCACGGGACACCGCGTCGCGCCAGATCGGATGATCGTCCACCACCATCACCGTCGTTGCGGTGTCGTCGGTCATTTCGACCCCCCGTCGCGCGGCACGCACAGCTCCCACTCGGTTCCTTCGCCTGGGACGCTGCGTAAGTGGGCGGTGCCGCCGAGTGATGTCAGCCGTCCCACAATCGATTTCGAGACCCCCAGGCGTCCCTGCCGGGCGGCTTCCGCCAGTCGGCCATCGACGATGCCCACACCATCGTCGCGCACGCTGACCATGACCGAATCGCCCAGATCTTCCAGGAGTACGAACGCGTGGGCTTGGGGCCCCGCGTGCGCCCGCGCGTTATCCAGGGCATTACCCACCGCGGCATCAAGCTCGGCGGCGACCCGGCGCGCCACGGCCACCGGAGTGCCCGGCAAGCTCACCGATACGCGGTCGGCCTCCCGGCGGCGTAGCAGCGTGCGGAGGTCCATCGTCGTGCGGTCCCCGTACTCGTCGATACCGGTGGAGGTGACCCATCGTCGCAGCGCCCGTTCCTGTTCGCTCGCGAGGTCAGCCAATTCGGCTGTGGGACCACCGATTTCGTGGCCACGCTTGGCGACCAGCGCCAGGACCTGGATGGCACCGTCGTGCACCTCACGAGACAGCCGCTCTCGTTCTTGAACCGCGGCGGACAGTTGGGCGGCGCGTTGCAAGTCGTCGTGGGCGCGTCGCGCGGTTTGGGCGGCCATGCCTATCGCCACGCCGATCGCCAGCTCGATGATGGCGGTGGCGTTGTGTCCGAGGTTGAGGGCGAAATAGTTCTTCACCGCGAAATTGGTAGCCATCACTGCCAGGCCGGCCAGCATCCCGCCGACCGGGCCGAACTGGATGGCCGCCGAGATCGTGGGGTTGGTGGCCCATAACGTCGTCGGCCAGGTTTGATTGTCGGCGGCCCAATGCTCGGTAGTGACCATCTTGTTGGACCACATGAGCAGGACGACGATCACGATTTCGGCGATCACCCACACCGGCTTTCGGCCGAACCCGCGCAAGTAGGCGATCGCGCAGGCCGCGCTGCAGCCGATCAACACCGCGAACAGCACCCAGCCCAGCGCGGGCCGGCGCAGATCCGGGTTGATCGCGATCTGGAAGCCAGCCGCGTAAACGCAACTCAGCAGCCGAAACACCTGCGCCGCGCGCCACAGCGGCGCGGTCGGATCGGGATTCGGGCGCGTCATCGCGCCCAGCATAAGTCCGCGACCCACCGACGCGGGCTCTGCCAAGGATCAGGTCGCGGTGGTGAACGGGTTGTGTTCGGCGATCAGCTTCTCGATGCGTGCCTCATCCAGGCGCACGCGCACGGTCGTGGCCTCTTGCTGATCGCGGATCACCTTCGCCAGGGTGAACGCGCTGGAGACCAGGAACAACACTGTGATGCCGAGGAACAGCCGCTGCCACGAGTCGAGGGGAAGGTAGAAGATCCCACCGAGCGCGCTGACGAAACTGACCCCGAACGCGACGGCGGCCTGAATGAAAAAGGCGGCGGTGTTCTTCGACATGCCATTGGGAATTTCCATGTGCTCCAGCATGCGAAAGCAGCTGGTGCGCCGGACAGGGTAGGACTACTCAGATTTCAGATGCTTGTCGAGGAAGGCGAGCTGGTCGGCGATCACCCGCTCGAAGCCGTCGTCGACATAGATCGCGAAATGCCCCTCGGGATAGGTCCGCACCTCACCGCGGGGAGCGTTGGCGGCGTGGCGCAGGGTGGCGTCCGCGGGGGCCAGCGAGTCGTGTTCGCACACGCAGAACAGGATCGGGCAGGAGATCTTCGCGGTGAGCAGGCCGGGCCGGTAGGTGAAGACCTTCGTCGTGATCCGAGCGGCGATCTCGTTGCGCAGCTCGACGCCGTCGGGAACCAGCCGCAAGTAGCCCGTGTAGGCGTCGGGCGTGTTCATCAGCGCGACGTCCCCGGGCTTGCCCGCGGTGGCGATCATCACCGGGGACGTGCCCCGCCGGGCGGCGACGACGTCGCGAATCGCCCGCGCGGCGATGCGTGCGGTGGCCAACGGGTGGGAGATCGTGCGCGCCGACGCGATGCCGTCGGTAAACGGACATTGCGCGACGACGGCCGCGATACCCGGCAGGCGGGCCGCCGTGGTGATGACATGCCCGCCCGCAAAAGACGTGCCCCACAGTGCGATTCGATCATGGTCGATGCCGTCGAGGGTGCGGGCGTGGGCGACGGCGGCGGCCCAGTCGGCGAGCTGCATGTCGATGTCCAGGACTTGGCGCGGCTGGCCCTCGCTGTCGCCGAAGTTGCGGTAGTCGAAGACCAGGCAGGCGTAGCCGGCCGCGCTGAATCGCTCGGCGTAGGCATCGAGCCGCATGGTGCGCACCGCCCCTAAACCATGCGCCATCACCAACAACGGCGTGGGCGCATCGCTGGCGGGTCGGTACAGCCAGGCACTGATCCGGTCGTCGCCGGAGATGAATTGCACATCGTCGCGGTGTGTCATCGGCGTTCCATTCTCC
The DNA window shown above is from Mycobacterium sp. Aquia_216 and carries:
- a CDS encoding alpha/beta hydrolase; the protein is MTHRDDVQFISGDDRISAWLYRPASDAPTPLLVMAHGLGAVRTMRLDAYAERFSAAGYACLVFDYRNFGDSEGQPRQVLDIDMQLADWAAAVAHARTLDGIDHDRIALWGTSFAGGHVITTAARLPGIAAVVAQCPFTDGIASARTISHPLATARIAARAIRDVVAARRGTSPVMIATAGKPGDVALMNTPDAYTGYLRLVPDGVELRNEIAARITTKVFTYRPGLLTAKISCPILFCVCEHDSLAPADATLRHAANAPRGEVRTYPEGHFAIYVDDGFERVIADQLAFLDKHLKSE
- a CDS encoding TetR/AcrR family transcriptional regulator; this encodes MSSDSITRNGLTRREELLAVATKLFAARGYHGTRMDDVADVIGLNKATVYHYYASKSLILFDIYRQAAEGTLAAVHDDPSWTAREALYQYTIRLLTGIANDPERAAVYFQEQPYITEWFTEDQVAEVREKEAQVYHHVHGLIDRGIASGEFYQCDSHVLALGYIGMTLGSYRWLRPSGRRSAKEIAGEFSTALLRGLIRDEAIRTESPLGP
- a CDS encoding NAD(P)(+) transhydrogenase (Re/Si-specific) subunit beta — encoded protein: MNYLVIGLYIISFALFIYGLMGLTGPKTAVRGNLIAAAGMTLAVVATFIKIRHTESWVLIIAGLVVGVVLGVPPARLTKMTAMPQLVAFFNGVGGGTVALIALAEFMDTKGFSAFQHGESPTVHIVVASLFAAIIGSISFWGSIIAFGKLQELISGSPIGFGKAQQPVNLLLLTAAVAAAVVIGLHAHPGTGGAPLWWMIGLLAAAGVLGLMVVLPIGGADMPVVISLLNAMTGLSAAAAGLALNNTAMIVAGMIVGASGSILTNLMAKAMNRSIPAIVAGGFGGGGVAPSGGDGGDKTVKATSAADAAIQMAYANQVIVVPGYGLAVAQAQHAVKDMAALLENKGVTVKYAIHPVAGRMPGHMNVLLAEAEVDYDAMKDMDDINDEFARTDVAIVIGANDVTNPAARNDASSPIYGMPILNVDKAKSVIVLKRSMNSGFAGIDNPLFYGEGTSMLFGDAKKSVTAVAEELKAL
- a CDS encoding NAD(P) transhydrogenase subunit alpha; the encoded protein is MYDELFANLAILVLSGFVGFAVISKVPNTLHTPLMSGTNAIHGIVVLGALVVFGEVEHPSLAVQIILFVAVVFGTLNVIGGFIVTDRMLGMFKGKKKPVPATSGDDAGRAAARGGAGQSGTVEEPAAK
- a CDS encoding acyltransferase family protein, which gives rise to MTTSLGIPSPTELAARTPADRDRALDVIRIVSLIGVVAGHTVMAISVIRNHVLIWDNLLTTSVVFQALTWILQIMPLFFFAGAAASLSSWRPGTNWGGWLMKRCTRLFRPVFYYLGFWAVALTVLYPVLPQHIYEPVAGVSIQLLWFLGAYVLVLAAMPALARITTATRFATGVGAVYGAIAVTDAIRLHWPAASALGYLNLGVWLIPAMFGVAYRRGLLSGHGVLATAAAVLAVNVALVCWGPYEISMVGTGDHRLSNTSPPSLLLAGHAIILSAMAIAAMPAITRWAERPRVWWWTTVGNSGAMTLYLWHMPALLGMHLLFDYLGHPRYPGQPDFFAIGAMQLLLMVAAVAVLFVVLRPLENNPLSGWDGAPAITSIGRGVAAGLLLCVAGVATLAAIKWGLKDNGLVCVATMVAALVSARALAAAGRDRS
- the macS gene encoding MacS family sensor histidine kinase; amino-acid sequence: MTRPNPDPTAPLWRAAQVFRLLSCVYAAGFQIAINPDLRRPALGWVLFAVLIGCSAACAIAYLRGFGRKPVWVIAEIVIVVLLMWSNKMVTTEHWAADNQTWPTTLWATNPTISAAIQFGPVGGMLAGLAVMATNFAVKNYFALNLGHNATAIIELAIGVAIGMAAQTARRAHDDLQRAAQLSAAVQERERLSREVHDGAIQVLALVAKRGHEIGGPTAELADLASEQERALRRWVTSTGIDEYGDRTTMDLRTLLRRREADRVSVSLPGTPVAVARRVAAELDAAVGNALDNARAHAGPQAHAFVLLEDLGDSVMVSVRDDGVGIVDGRLAEAARQGRLGVSKSIVGRLTSLGGTAHLRSVPGEGTEWELCVPRDGGSK
- a CDS encoding YiaA/YiaB family inner membrane protein, translating into MEIPNGMSKNTAAFFIQAAVAFGVSFVSALGGIFYLPLDSWQRLFLGITVLFLVSSAFTLAKVIRDQQEATTVRVRLDEARIEKLIAEHNPFTTAT
- a CDS encoding TetR/AcrR family transcriptional regulator translates to MRTRGWGGSVPASDEEAVARILSATRRTIDERGDQITLADVARTLNVTRQTIYHYFASTEELLQATALDATADFMDQLATALHGMADPAAAVIEGICLTLERLPKDPYIGLLLRTSRTAAFAEQVTVANETARVLGRSILDRLDVDWSAFPPSAIEDILQIVLRTLQSFIMSPPTGGGTELRRLLSVWIGPVVAELQAKVRPKGP
- a CDS encoding cytochrome P450; amino-acid sequence: MNTTTCPFGENFDFTDPDVLLAGLPVTQFAELRRTAPVWWNEQPESIFGDGGYWVISRHEDVRDISRNSELWSTNRKGAVMRLPDGVTADQLELTKALLVNHDAPEHTRLRKLVSRLFTPRAIAQLEEKLGGAAAEIVRNASLKEDGNFVDDIAMNLPLLAIADLIGVPEADRAKLFDWTNAIMNTDDPDFAADPTVANAELMAYAYNMADERRRCPADDIVTRLIQADIDGDALGDVEFAFFVILLAVAGNETTRNAMTHGMNAFFDNPDQWELFKRERPATAVDEIIRWASPVHCFQRTALADVELGGVTIREGQRVGLFYSSANFDEEVFENPFQFDILRNPNPHLSFGGNGAHYCIGANLARMEIKLIFDELATQLPDITRLAAPQRLRSGWINGVKRLDVAYRSPAVATATKAV
- a CDS encoding response regulator, coding for MTDDTATTVMVVDDHPIWRDAVSRDLAEDGFNVVATADGVAAARRRAAVVKPDVVLMDMNLADGDGAQATAEVLAVSPTSRVLVLSASDERDDVLEAVKAGATGYLVKSASKAELAQAVAATAAGRAVFTPSLAGLVLGEYRRIAQSKDSGPAGPSLTERETEVLRHVAKGLSAKQIAERLSLSHRTVENHIQATFRKLQVANRVELTRYAIEHGLDGEP